A DNA window from Streptomyces parvus contains the following coding sequences:
- a CDS encoding esterase family protein, protein MSTQRPTRRGVLKAAAGITATTALGAGGVLASASAAQAVGDGFGLRIVDRDERDPRMRYFRFATGAIGWNPGVHVLLPDGYHSGGRRYPVLYLFHGGGTGQDFITFDRMGIRAWTAGKPLIVVMPDGGAAGWYSNPVASNVGPRDWETFHIAQLLPWVDANFRTYAEYDGRAVSGFSMGGFGALKYAAKYYGHFASVSSHSGPASLRRDAGLVTHWANLSSAAVELGGGTVYGAPLWDEARVSADNPVQRVGSYRNKRVFLVAGTSPDPVNWFDTVNETQVLAGQREFRGALGAAGIPHEWHEVPGGHFVRPDLFLRDLDGIVARLRKA, encoded by the coding sequence TTGAGCACCCAACGGCCCACCCGCAGAGGCGTCCTGAAGGCCGCCGCCGGTATCACCGCGACCACGGCGCTCGGCGCCGGAGGCGTCCTGGCGTCGGCGTCCGCCGCCCAGGCGGTGGGCGACGGCTTCGGTCTGCGCATCGTGGACCGCGACGAGCGCGATCCCCGTATGCGCTACTTCCGCTTCGCGACCGGAGCGATCGGCTGGAACCCCGGCGTCCACGTCCTGCTGCCGGACGGCTACCACTCCGGCGGGCGCAGGTATCCGGTCCTCTACCTGTTCCACGGGGGCGGCACCGGGCAGGACTTCATCACCTTCGACCGGATGGGCATCCGCGCCTGGACCGCCGGAAAGCCCCTCATCGTCGTGATGCCGGACGGCGGCGCGGCGGGCTGGTACTCCAACCCGGTCGCCTCCAACGTAGGCCCCCGCGACTGGGAGACCTTCCACATCGCCCAGCTGCTCCCGTGGGTGGACGCCAACTTCCGTACGTACGCGGAGTACGACGGCAGGGCGGTCTCCGGCTTCTCGATGGGCGGATTCGGCGCGCTGAAGTACGCGGCCAAGTACTACGGACACTTCGCCTCGGTCAGCTCCCACTCCGGCCCGGCCAGCCTGCGCCGCGACGCCGGCCTCGTCACGCACTGGGCCAACCTCTCGTCCGCTGCCGTGGAGTTGGGCGGCGGCACGGTCTACGGGGCGCCGCTGTGGGACGAGGCGCGGGTCAGCGCCGACAACCCGGTGCAGCGGGTCGGGAGTTACCGGAACAAGCGGGTGTTCCTGGTGGCGGGCACGAGTCCCGATCCGGTCAACTGGTTCGACACGGTCAATGAGACTCAAGTCCTGGCCGGGCAGCGGGAGTTCCGTGGGGCTCTCGGCGCGGCGGGGATTCCGCACGAGTGGCACGAGGTGCCCGGCGGCCACTTCGTCCGCCCCGATCTGTTCCTGCGGGACCTGGACGGGATCGTCGCCCGCCTCCGTAAGGCCTGA
- a CDS encoding Rieske (2Fe-2S) protein: MSATQGCRSLLGRRTVVAAVGAAGAAAALTACGGGSDGTKGSDTVEQPGTGGEKQGGAVLAATGDIPEGGGVVFAAQKVVVTQPKPGEFKAFSSTCTHQGCAVKDVSAGTITCPCHNSTFDAATGSPTGGPATQPLPARGITVEGDSIRLA, encoded by the coding sequence ATGAGCGCAACGCAGGGGTGCCGGAGCCTCCTCGGACGCCGCACGGTCGTCGCCGCGGTGGGAGCGGCCGGAGCGGCTGCCGCCCTCACCGCGTGCGGCGGCGGATCGGACGGTACGAAAGGCTCCGACACGGTCGAGCAGCCCGGGACCGGCGGTGAGAAGCAGGGCGGTGCGGTGCTCGCCGCCACCGGCGACATCCCGGAGGGCGGCGGGGTGGTCTTCGCCGCGCAGAAGGTCGTGGTGACCCAGCCGAAACCGGGCGAGTTCAAGGCGTTCTCGTCCACGTGCACCCACCAGGGCTGCGCGGTCAAGGACGTCTCGGCCGGGACGATCACCTGCCCCTGCCACAACTCCACCTTCGACGCAGCCACGGGCAGCCCGACCGGTGGGCCCGCCACCCAGCCGCTGCCCGCCCGTGGGATCACCGTCGAGGGCGATTCGATCAGGCTGGCGTAG
- a CDS encoding isochorismatase family protein → MPSRQSRERLTALLDPATTVLLTVECQPGVVGPDSALPELAAAARSSGAAANIARLVAAAHGSGVQVMHAVAESRPDGHGGNHNARLFRAAARLPVQQHTGSTAVRVAPPIEVAEEDLVVRRLHGLSPLAGTDVDPLLRDLGCRTLVVTGVSANIAIPNAVFDAVNLGYTAVVPSDAVAGVPAEYTPAMVRNTLALVATLTTTDAVLGGWKRPRRQGAPATPA, encoded by the coding sequence GTGCCGTCGAGGCAATCACGCGAGCGGCTCACCGCGCTGCTCGACCCCGCCACCACCGTCCTGCTGACCGTCGAGTGCCAGCCGGGCGTCGTGGGCCCGGACAGCGCCCTGCCCGAACTCGCCGCCGCCGCACGCTCGTCGGGCGCGGCGGCCAACATCGCCCGCCTCGTCGCCGCCGCCCACGGAAGCGGTGTACAGGTGATGCACGCGGTCGCCGAGAGCCGGCCCGACGGGCACGGCGGCAACCACAACGCCCGGCTCTTCCGCGCCGCTGCCCGGCTGCCCGTCCAACAGCACACCGGCAGCACCGCCGTCCGGGTCGCACCCCCCATCGAGGTCGCCGAGGAGGACCTCGTCGTCCGCCGACTGCACGGACTCTCGCCGCTGGCCGGGACCGACGTCGACCCGCTGCTGCGCGACCTCGGCTGCCGCACGCTCGTCGTCACCGGCGTCTCGGCCAACATCGCCATCCCCAACGCCGTCTTCGACGCGGTCAACCTCGGCTACACGGCCGTCGTCCCGTCCGACGCCGTCGCGGGGGTGCCTGCCGAGTACACCCCCGCCATGGTCCGCAACACCCTGGCCCTGGTCGCCACCCTCACCACCACGGACGCGGTCCTCGGCGGCTGGAAGCGACCTCGCAGACAGGGGGCCCCGGCTACGCCAGCCTGA
- a CDS encoding pyridoxamine 5'-phosphate oxidase family protein, with amino-acid sequence MTDTQRRGRRIMMTPGERDAYLGERRTCRVATLGPDGAPHIGALWFVWDGRSLWLYSVTRSLRWSQLRGDARIAVVVDDGEGYEELRGVELTGRAECVGEAPRVGEPCPELVEPERLFPVKYFGITEMPHDGRHAWLRLTPEKITSWDFRKLADLT; translated from the coding sequence ATGACCGACACCCAGCGACGAGGCCGCCGGATCATGATGACGCCCGGGGAACGGGACGCCTATCTCGGCGAACGGCGCACCTGCCGGGTGGCGACGCTCGGCCCGGACGGCGCTCCGCACATCGGTGCGCTGTGGTTCGTCTGGGACGGCCGCTCGCTCTGGCTGTACTCCGTCACGCGCAGCCTGCGCTGGTCGCAGCTGCGCGGGGACGCCAGGATCGCCGTGGTCGTGGACGACGGCGAAGGGTACGAGGAGCTGCGCGGCGTGGAGCTCACCGGCCGGGCGGAGTGCGTCGGCGAGGCGCCCCGAGTCGGCGAGCCCTGCCCCGAACTCGTCGAGCCGGAGCGGCTGTTCCCCGTGAAGTACTTCGGCATCACGGAGATGCCGCACGACGGGCGGCACGCCTGGCTGCGGCTCACCCCGGAGAAGATCACCTCCTGGGACTTCCGCAAGCTCGCCGATCTCACCTGA